From the genome of Leptotrichia sp. HSP-342:
TATGTCATATTCCAGTTCATTTTTAATTGCCATACCATAAGAATTATAATTTGAACTTGCTTCAAACACATCATCTACAACTAAATATTTCCGATTCATTTCATTAATTCCAGTAAATATATCTCCTGATATTCTCCATTTTAATACTCCGTTATAATCAGAACTTGGTGATATTGTCTTGAAAATCCCTGCTTTAACCATTGTTTGCTTCTCTTTTGAATGTCCAATATCTTTAAATTTAAATTTATTTGTTACAGCTCCAGCATACCAGCCAACTGAATTTCCAAGTTTTAGCGTTTCATTTTCATGAACATAGGCTACACCATAGGCATTACTTGTATAATTAATTATTCCAGCTGTATCTGAATTATACTCATTCCTCATTCCAAATATCTTAATTTTGCTATTTTGTTTTGATGGATTTCTCCAATCTTTTTGTAAATGTTCAAATTCTTTATTTAAAGTATTTCCCGTCGAATTAATTCTTTGCTGAAGATTTCCATATTGATGTCCCATCATTTCATCAAATGCTTGATACAATAGAATTTCTTCGTTGTTCCCAATTGAATTTAGCTTTGTAAATATTTCTCTTTCTCTACTTCCTAAAGCATTTACACCGTATCTTTGTTCCAATCCATCTGCAAAATTGTATGTATCTGTACTTTTTACAGGCGTTGATTCTCTACCAGCCCATGCTGTATAAGGCACTTTTGCCAAGTATAGGCTTGTTATTCTGTTTGTTCCTAATTCTAGTGTCGGGGTAGCCATCCATGTCAATGAAGATGAATAAACAGTCCATTTTATATTTGGGTTATTTTCCATTGCATTTCTATAGGTATCCAATATTCTTGGATCATTTATCAGGATATATTTACTATTTGTAATTTCTGCTGCTTCGGTACCAATTATTAAATCCGCCTCACTTGTTAGATTTTCCAAACCATTTATTACATTTGTAAAGCTTATTCCAGAAGTGTTTACATACATTCCGATACTTGAAGCTGATACTGATATTGGATTTCTAGCTTCCGTATTTATGACTACTGGTATTTGAGGAACTCCATTTACGGTAATTGTAGCAGATAAAGCTCCAGATGGTGCTGTAACTATAAGCCCCCCTAGTTCTTTTCCTGTATCTGGTGTTGTAAATGGGACTACAGTCCTGTTTATATCTGTTTCACCATTTACCGTTATATTTCCGTAATTAATTACCGTTCCACCTTTTAAATAAACTCCTTTACCATTTCTAGCATTTATATTTATTGTACCAGTATTATTAAGTGTAGAACCTTCTCCCAGATAAACTCCAACAACATTACGATAAGTTCCAGGTCCAGTAGTTATTGTACCACTATTCACAGCTGCCGCCCCATCTGTAACATAAATTCCTGTTGTATTGTTTTCGTTTAGATTGATTATTGCTGTATTTGTTGCTGTACTTCCAGAACCACTTGCATACAATCCAATTCCACTTTTACCATTTACATTAATCGTTCCTCTATTTACAACATTTCCAGTATCTGTTGTCCCATATCCTGCACCCATTCCTACTGAATAAAGCTTATTCACTACATCAGAAGCACCTACATTGATTATACCTGTATTTGTCGCAGTTCCTCCTCTAATACTGTAAATTGCAACACTTCCTTTACCACTTGATAGATTTATATTTCCATTATTTATTACTGTTCCTGCTGAATAAATCCCGTAATTCTCTTCTCCTGTTGATGTAATATTTGTATTATTCAAAATTAATCCAGCTGTATCATTTGAATAAACATACACATTTTTATTTCCAAGTCCTACATTTGCTATATTTGAAGTTATTTTATTTCCTGTTCCAACATTTACAAATCCGAATGAATTATCTCCAATTTCAAAAGAAGTTGCCATATTTGTTATATTTTGACTAGTTCCTACTGTGTAAACTCCTACTGCTTCATCTGTTCCAGTTGTGATTTTTCCATTAGTTAAACTTATATCACCATTTTGAGAATAGATTCCAATTCCAGCATTTCCAACATTTAGTTTTCCACTGTTTTTAGCTTCGTATCCATAAATTCCAATTGAATTTTTTCCAATATTTAATACCCCTGTATTCTCAAGAGTTGCAGCTTTATTATTAGTGTATAATCCTACATTGGGATTATTGATTACAGCTGAATCCGATAACGTTATAATTCCACTATTTCTAGCTTTGTATGCTGATGTTCCTGAAGCATAGATTCCAGTATTTCTATCACCTGTTAGTTCTATTTTTCCCACATTTTCAACTATTGTCCCAGCGGCAAGTGATGAATCAGGCTTGTATGACATTGCAACTGAGTCAGTCTGAGAAAGCTGAATAATTCCACTATTTTTCATAGCCTGTGTCGTAGAGCCTTCCGAATACATTCCTATTGAATTAGTTCCTATTGATATTTTACCAATATTTTCAAGCAAAGAATCACCTACTCCGTACATTGCAGTTGATTTATTAGCTACTGTAATAACACCTGATGCCTTATTATAAAGTTCTCCAAATTTCGCATAAATTCCTGTAGACCTCGTACCACTTAAGTTAATTTCGCCTTCATTTTCCAATGTAACTTTATTTCGTAAGTATAGATCTTTATTATTTTCCTGAGCCATTGCAACCTGATTATCATTTGTTCCTGCCATAACTTTAGCAGTTTTATTTTTTATTGATGAATTTGAAATTTCCAAATGATTATATGCATCAGAAGTATCGTCCAAATCTACATTCTGATTAATTGTTAATTTGCTTAAATAAAGCATAAACGTTTTATAATCAGTCCCAGTTATGTTAGCTCCAGTAGCACTTGAAATTGTGTCTCCTGTTGTATCAGACAAGTTCATCCCAACATTTTGTGCTATAAACAGCCTTGAACCTGTATTCATTGTCAAATTTAAATTCCCTAAAGTTGAAGTATTACCATCTCCAAAATTATTTTTTGCCCAGTTTTCAATTTCTGAGGTACCAAATGTAGTTCCATTTCCTACGTAATAAAATGCGTTACCTCTTTCCACAGGAGTCGTTCCTCCTTCAATAGTTGCGTTCATAGTTCCACCCAATGAAATTTTACCGGTTCCATTTTCTCCAAGATAAAATAATAATGATTTTTTCCCTGTACGCGCTGTTCCTGTTCCTTTTAATGTCAAAGTTGAATTTTTATCAGCATCATAATTTACCGCTCCATCATCTGCATTTACAGTATGATCCTTGACTTCCAGCTTAGCATTCTCTCCAGCATACAGCCCTATTGATTCTGTCCCTTTAACACTTACATTCACATCAACATTATTTTTTCCATCACTTACAAGTTTTGAATTTTTACCAACAACAATTCCATAAGATCCTTTTTTTACAGTTACAGATTTTCCTGATGAACTGTCAGTATAAGTATAAATTCCAGCAGATTGCAATCCGTTATTTACGGTTATTGTTCCATTAGCTTTTACTGTCGCATCAGCAGTATTTGATTTGTTATCTCCTATTATTAATCCAGAAACTCCATCTCCTACAGCTGTAATATTTCCACCATAATTTAATGTACCATTCGATATTAACGCTCCTGTCGAATCATCTCCCTTTACTTTGATAACACTTGTTTTAGAAAATGTTCCAGTTGGATTATTAGTACCTTTTGTCATATAAACACCAATATTAGTCGAAACTCCTGTTCCTTCTAAATCAATTTCACCTTCATTTTCAAGGTTTCCACCACGAGTTGCCATTCCAACTCCATTAATAATTGTCAGATTTGTCTTTGTTGCAATCTTTTTACCATTATTATTCTTAACATCAGCATTTGTTCCAACAATTCCCATCGAAGAATCTCCATCTAAATAAATATTACCGTCATTTATTGCTTTAGGTGTTCCAGGAGCATCTGTCGTGACTGTTCCTTTATCCACTCTCATAGCAATATTTTGTCTTCCTGCTACACTACTAACATTAATTGTCCCCTTTGATGCATTTGTTATGTCGTCTGCTGCATTTACAATTAGAACCATTCCAGTATTTCCTTTACCACCAGAAACATTAATTGTTCCGCTATTTGTAACTTTTCCATTATATCCTCTTATAGAAAATGCTGCTTTTCCTTCAGTGATTCCATTTTCTATAACTGCCATTCCTGATGACAATGAATTTAAAACTGTTGTAACTCCAGCTGAAGTGTGTGTGCCTGCATCTCCTGATATTTCAATAGTACCACTATTGTTCATTGTACTATTATTTGCAACTCGTGATGACCATTTCATGGCATAACTTTCAATACCACCCATAAACATTCCTTTTGTTCCTGAGCCAGTATTTGACATTGTGACTCTGCTTGGAGAAGAGAGTGCAAATACTTGCATTCCAATTGATTTTTCACCAAAAAATCTTATTATTCCATTATTTGTCAAAAAATAATTCGAATTAGGATATTCGTCTCTATTTTCATAAGTCAGTATTAATCCTACTTTATGTCCCACATATCCGTTTTTATTTTTTATCTCAATCGACGCAGGACGGTTTGCAAACATTCCAGGAATTAATGATCTTTCTGTATTTAATGGAATCAAAGATTGCAATTCGCTATCGCTTGGTTCCAAAGCATCTGTTATTACTCCACCGTTACCATTCGTTATCTTACGTTCCTTTTGATCAAAATTTCGAGTTTGTTTCAAATAAGTATCCGTCTGAGCTTCAAATCCCACAACTAAGGGTCCTATTAAATTTATAGTACTATTATTCTCCAAATCAACATCAATAACATTATCTACTGTAGCAGCTCTTGAACCACCAACCAAGAAGTCTTGACCATTATAATTTCTTCCCGCATTGATCTCGTCCTGTCTTTGACTGGTATTAAGTGGGTTTTTAGAAGTTACAGTTAAATTATTATTTAATTGAACAGTAGAACCATTAGTATCATTTGATATAACATCAAAATGAATGAAAAAAAGCGCACTTTTTCCACCAGCTTGAGAAGCCCATCCATACCTTAAAGAGGGATTATTTGTTGTAATATCATTTATACTGGTATTTGCTTGAGTATATGTTCTAGGTGTTCCAATTGCAGGATTATTATAAAATGAACCGTTTATTCCGGGCAGTGTAATGTATCCCATAGGATTTTGATAAGAACCTAATTGTATGTTAAAAGTTGGAGGTGCTGGTAGATCTGGTAGTACTGGTAACTTTATTACTGGTTTTGGTGGCGTAAATCTGATAGGTTCTGGTAATATAGGTATGATTGCTGTTTTATCAGCTATTGAAAGTGGAGATTTATTAACTCTTCTAGGCCTGATTCCGGCACTTATTTCAAAACTTACTAATGGTTCGGTAGCTGAATATACACTTATAAGTCCGTAACCATTTGCTAATCCTGTAGCAGAAGCTAATCTTCTTGTCCTTTCAAGCAGCTCATAATTATCACTATTTGGCGATATTGTTCTTTCATAAAGATTCAGACTTCTTTCAAATATTCCTTCGTACGGATATTTTTCATTCTTGTCTCCAATCCCTTTATAAGCTTCGTGCCAATCGTTATAATATCCACCATTAGCAAATTGCCAATTAATCCAAGGCGATTTTACAACATGGTCTCCCTGCTCCATTAATTGAATTAATTCTAAATTTGAGCTATTTAACAATCGCTTGTTTTCTTTTTTTGATTTTTTCACATTTTCCTGCATTTTATTTATAGATTTTAAAAATTCATATCTATAATTTTCAACAGAAGGTTCCTTTGTTTCTGCTGTTAAAAAATTATTTGACATTACTGTTCCACACAATAAAAATGTGAGTAATGCGGAATCTGTATACTTAAAGTTCTTACATTTCTTTGCAAAACTTTTTAAGTTTTTTCTCAATTGCTTTAATTCATTTGACATTTGTTTCAAACCTTTCTTGATATATTATAAATTATTCAAACATAGTAAGAATTTACTATGAACTATAATATTTAATTTCCCTTTAAAATAACTGTTAAATAATGATTTCCATTAATGTTATCATAATCAAATTCATAATAACATCATATCTTAAAAAAATCAAGTATTTTTAAGAAAAAACATCAATTTATTAATCTATTATTAATAATAAACGCCATTTTTTTATTATTTACCAAAAACTTTATCTTTTCACTTAATATTTCCTAATAATTTTTCTATGTTATTAATTAAAAAATTAATTTTTATTAATAATTTATATTTGTTTATTTTTATATTTTATACTAATCCCTATTAAAATAACGAATTTATTACAAACTTTTCTAAATTAAAGAAAATGTTTTGAAATAAAACAAATAAAAAATAATCTATCTATAGTTGTAAAATTTACAGAAATGAGCAATTCTGCGAGAAAAATATAATAAAAATAGTAAAAGCTGTTATTAAATAAAATATCTGATACTAAATCCCATTAGAAAAAATAAAA
Proteins encoded in this window:
- a CDS encoding autotransporter-associated N-terminal domain-containing protein, coding for MSNELKQLRKNLKSFAKKCKNFKYTDSALLTFLLCGTVMSNNFLTAETKEPSVENYRYEFLKSINKMQENVKKSKKENKRLLNSSNLELIQLMEQGDHVVKSPWINWQFANGGYYNDWHEAYKGIGDKNEKYPYEGIFERSLNLYERTISPNSDNYELLERTRRLASATGLANGYGLISVYSATEPLVSFEISAGIRPRRVNKSPLSIADKTAIIPILPEPIRFTPPKPVIKLPVLPDLPAPPTFNIQLGSYQNPMGYITLPGINGSFYNNPAIGTPRTYTQANTSINDITTNNPSLRYGWASQAGGKSALFFIHFDVISNDTNGSTVQLNNNLTVTSKNPLNTSQRQDEINAGRNYNGQDFLVGGSRAATVDNVIDVDLENNSTINLIGPLVVGFEAQTDTYLKQTRNFDQKERKITNGNGGVITDALEPSDSELQSLIPLNTERSLIPGMFANRPASIEIKNKNGYVGHKVGLILTYENRDEYPNSNYFLTNNGIIRFFGEKSIGMQVFALSSPSRVTMSNTGSGTKGMFMGGIESYAMKWSSRVANNSTMNNSGTIEISGDAGTHTSAGVTTVLNSLSSGMAVIENGITEGKAAFSIRGYNGKVTNSGTINVSGGKGNTGMVLIVNAADDITNASKGTINVSSVAGRQNIAMRVDKGTVTTDAPGTPKAINDGNIYLDGDSSMGIVGTNADVKNNNGKKIATKTNLTIINGVGMATRGGNLENEGEIDLEGTGVSTNIGVYMTKGTNNPTGTFSKTSVIKVKGDDSTGALISNGTLNYGGNITAVGDGVSGLIIGDNKSNTADATVKANGTITVNNGLQSAGIYTYTDSSSGKSVTVKKGSYGIVVGKNSKLVSDGKNNVDVNVSVKGTESIGLYAGENAKLEVKDHTVNADDGAVNYDADKNSTLTLKGTGTARTGKKSLLFYLGENGTGKISLGGTMNATIEGGTTPVERGNAFYYVGNGTTFGTSEIENWAKNNFGDGNTSTLGNLNLTMNTGSRLFIAQNVGMNLSDTTGDTISSATGANITGTDYKTFMLYLSKLTINQNVDLDDTSDAYNHLEISNSSIKNKTAKVMAGTNDNQVAMAQENNKDLYLRNKVTLENEGEINLSGTRSTGIYAKFGELYNKASGVITVANKSTAMYGVGDSLLENIGKISIGTNSIGMYSEGSTTQAMKNSGIIQLSQTDSVAMSYKPDSSLAAGTIVENVGKIELTGDRNTGIYASGTSAYKARNSGIITLSDSAVINNPNVGLYTNNKAATLENTGVLNIGKNSIGIYGYEAKNSGKLNVGNAGIGIYSQNGDISLTNGKITTGTDEAVGVYTVGTSQNITNMATSFEIGDNSFGFVNVGTGNKITSNIANVGLGNKNVYVYSNDTAGLILNNTNITSTGEENYGIYSAGTVINNGNINLSSGKGSVAIYSIRGGTATNTGIINVGASDVVNKLYSVGMGAGYGTTDTGNVVNRGTINVNGKSGIGLYASGSGSTATNTAIINLNENNTTGIYVTDGAAAVNSGTITTGPGTYRNVVGVYLGEGSTLNNTGTININARNGKGVYLKGGTVINYGNITVNGETDINRTVVPFTTPDTGKELGGLIVTAPSGALSATITVNGVPQIPVVINTEARNPISVSASSIGMYVNTSGISFTNVINGLENLTSEADLIIGTEAAEITNSKYILINDPRILDTYRNAMENNPNIKWTVYSSSLTWMATPTLELGTNRITSLYLAKVPYTAWAGRESTPVKSTDTYNFADGLEQRYGVNALGSREREIFTKLNSIGNNEEILLYQAFDEMMGHQYGNLQQRINSTGNTLNKEFEHLQKDWRNPSKQNSKIKIFGMRNEYNSDTAGIINYTSNAYGVAYVHENETLKLGNSVGWYAGAVTNKFKFKDIGHSKEKQTMVKAGIFKTISPSSDYNGVLKWRISGDIFTGINEMNRKYLVVDDVFEASSNYNSYGMAIKNELEYDIRMSEKIHLRPYGSIKMEYGRFNSIKERSGQMKLEVKGNDYISVKPEIGAEFKYIQPLAVRTNLSIGLTASYENELGKTKNNKGRVRGTQADWFGIRGEKEDRDGNGKFDLKVGIDNTKFGITLNAGYDIKGKNTKGGIGFRAIY